Within Populus trichocarpa isolate Nisqually-1 chromosome 6, P.trichocarpa_v4.1, whole genome shotgun sequence, the genomic segment AAGGCCATGGAGGGGAGGCTTCCATTATGGTAACCAAGGTGAGTTGAATCTATTGTTTTGCTTTTTCCCAGGCACCAAGCCCATTCCCTATAtgttaaatcaatttttcatgTCACAGGTGGATGAACCATCAAAGTATGGTGTGGTGCTGATGGAAGAAACTAGCGGGAAGGTTGAGAAATTTGTTgagaaaccaaaaatatttgtaGGTAACAAGATCAATGCTGGAATCTACTTGTTGAATCCCTCTGTTCTTGATCGGATTGAACTGAGGCCCACCTCAATAGAGAAAGAAGTCTTCCCAAAGATTGCAGCAGAGAATAAGCTGTTTGCCATGGTCCTACCTGGGTTCTGGATGGACATTGGACAGCCAAAAGACTACGTTACAGGTCTGAGACTATACCTGGATTCTTTGCGGAAAATGTCCTCTCCAAAACTGGCCACTGGACCAAACATTGTTGGAAATGTTCTCGTTGATGAGAGTGCAGTAATTGGAGAAGGATGTCTAATCGGACCAGATGTAGCAATCGGCCCAGGTTGCATAATAGACTCGGGAGTTAGGCTTTCCCGCTGCACTGTAATGCGGGGAGTGCGAATCAAGAAGCATGCATGCATCTCTAGTAGTATCATTGGATGGCATTCTACTGTGGGGAGATGGGCTCGCATAGAGAACATGACAATCT encodes:
- the LOC7487278 gene encoding mannose-1-phosphate guanylyltransferase 1, which encodes MKALILVGGFGTRLRPLTLSVPKPLVDFANKPMILHQIEALKAIGVTEVVLAINYQPEVMLNFLKEYEKRLEIKITCSQETEPLGTAGPLALARDKLIDDSGAPFFVLNSDVISEYPLKQMIEFHKGHGGEASIMVTKVDEPSKYGVVLMEETSGKVEKFVEKPKIFVGNKINAGIYLLNPSVLDRIELRPTSIEKEVFPKIAAENKLFAMVLPGFWMDIGQPKDYVTGLRLYLDSLRKMSSPKLATGPNIVGNVLVDESAVIGEGCLIGPDVAIGPGCIIDSGVRLSRCTVMRGVRIKKHACISSSIIGWHSTVGRWARIENMTILGEDVHVSDEVYSNGGVVLPHKEIKSSILKPEIVM